In the Caloenas nicobarica isolate bCalNic1 chromosome 10, bCalNic1.hap1, whole genome shotgun sequence genome, TAGATCCAGAGGTGggtcctgctctgcagccagcatATGAGAGTCACCCAGAGAAGCTGGAGTTCAGTGGCCTCCTCTGTCCACAGCTGTCCAGAAGCCCACAAGTGAAGAGTTATCTAAAGAAAGATGAGCTGACATCATCTTTCTGCTCATGAACTTGCCAGCTCTTGCTTCAAGGGACAATCTTTTGAAGGACTGGGAAGCATTTATCCGTAGAGTATGAGCTGCCAGTCAAAAGCCATTCCAGCcagtaaaaataatgcagaaaggACAACTCACTGCACCACCCTGAAACCACACACACTATTACTAAGGAGAAAACACAATTATAGAGAGCACTTGCTCTATAGAGACCATTCACTGCAAGGCTTTGTGCAAACGCTTTCTGCTGAACGAGCAGACTTGGAGAATTCTTCGCCGAACATCACGTAGACAGATCTTTGATGGCCAAAGAATCCTTCATTTGCTGGCACTGCTGGTGGTGAGCGGGCACCAAGAAGCCAGAGGGTATCAGTGGGGGACACTGTGGGCAAGGGGCTGCCCTGGAACAGAGCCCTGCACTCTGCTCCTGGTTCTGTCTGACCACTGCGCAGCCTCAAGCAAAGCAGTTCTGCTTTCACAGCTCAAATATCTCTGTCCTCTACATACTGAGTTCTTTACAGCAGGAAGCACAGAACTTGCACAACAGGGACACTCTCCTGGGTAGCACAATAACACCAACATTGCTCAAGTGCTACAAATAAGGTGCTGAACAACAAACAGTCAGAAGAGGCTGAAATTCAAATTCTTACATTTATCCAGATGTCTGTTGTCTCTTCATAAATAATGAAAGGTGTAACAGAATCTGGTACAGCATCGACAAGTTTCTGTCTTTCCATTGCATCATCTTCTGTGGGGATGAATAATGCAGGAGGGATCAAGACTATCTGAAGTCGAGTTTGGGAGCGATCCAATAAGATGGACCAGATGCTGTTGAGGAGACAGATATTAGAGAAAATAACATGCAACCATGAGTATTAGACTGGTCTGACAATCTCAACAGACACTCATTAGCAGTATGAATTTTGAGGGAGTCAACAACGTTCAATTTCAGATTAAGCACAAAGCCACATGTAAAATTTCACCCACATAAACCCATCTCTTCCATAACACTTTTCACTTCATTTCAATATTGCATAAGCACTGCAGGTTCAAAAGTTTAATTAATTCTTTTCTCCCAGATTTGAATTGTGCTTcaggggaggaagagaaaagaaaaaccagaggtaataacaaagcagaaaattttcAATTGAAATTTCAGGACActtgtgaaaatattaatgttttaagTCTATACCTGGCAGAGAATAATACTGGCACCTAAACGGACTGGCAGCAGACCCTGCCATATTTCTGATGACTTTACATGTAGCTCTAACAACAATCCCGCAAAAAGCAAGATAATGGAGCAATAGTGTCCCTGCATTTCTCCcacattttggggaaaaaaataatttaaaagggGAAAGCCATCTTTAGATTCAAGAACTGGAGAAGTGCAAACCTGGAGAAGCTTCTGGTGAGTTAGAAACACTGTACTACATCATCTACAGGGTTAAAAATGACATGCAAATGTAAGTAGCACTTACAGGAGGTTTTCTGATCAGTAAGTCTGGTCAGCAAGGCCGGTCCAGTGGTTAGGGCGCTAGCCTAGGGCTGGGGACCTGGGCTCAGTTCTCTCCTCAGCCACAGACTTCCCGTGTGACCATGGCAAGTCACTTAGCCTCTCTGGGCTTCAGttccccatctgtaaaatggggaCAATAGCGCTGCACTCTCTCTCACAGGGATGCTGAGAGGACACATACATAAAAGGCTGCGAGTGCCCGATACCGAAGCAGCAGGGCCAGGTACCAGAGAAAGAGATAAGGAGGACTCTGTTTCggtttttctggaaaaatcatCCCCTTTGCATGAAGAAGTTTGTagcagtttaaaaatgaaagcaggcTTAAGCTTGAAGAAGACAGAGACCACTACGTTCTGCTTCTAACTGCATCACCCCAAACCCTCTAAGCAGAGACAGGATTAACATACGCACTATTTTCCTTCTGGCGTCCACCCAGCTCTAGCAATGTACTCTACTCCTTCAAAGAGGATCTCGAACGGCTGAACTAGCTCTTTATCCACAACATCTGCAATCTGTTGACAAAGCAGCAATTCAGTGACACTGAGATGAACCCCCGCAACCAGCTTTCATGCACGATGAGAGTCTGGACACAGAAGGCTTCTTCTGTGCAGCTCATGCAATTTAGATCGTTCAGTCTTTGCCACACAGGGGATTCAACCCCATCTGTAGCCAGACActagcagagcagagagctgtaAACTAACAGCACAGACAGGCCTGAGACTTGAGAAATCCGGATGCTGCTCATAAATCCATCACTCACCTTGGACAAGTCCCCTGAACACTCATTTTCCCCATGTAAAGGAGAGGTGATTTGTACCGAGCTATTTCGTAAGGTGTTTTCATCAGTAGATGTTGAACATCCTACATGACATCCAGTTATCAACGTGGTTCTAATTCATGATATGCAGTtctgcagcctgtccctgctgggaccGGGAACAAGTCCCAGTGGTATCCGAAGGGTCGTGAcagctttccctgcctttgtGGGCTGACATCAGCATCGCTACCCCAGTAGGTGACTGTTGATGGCTGAAGCAGCTCAAGAGTAGAGAGGATTCCAAGAATGTATGGCTGTGACTCTGGTAAGATTAATTTCCCAACTGTCTGAAGATCTTGGATTGGGCTATGGAAATTTCtgcatgtattaaaaaaatgccaggGTTCATCTCTTTCCATATGTTAAAGCTTTTGGAAGGTGATATATTCTCTTTGCAATCAAACTTTCCCAATATCTGCAGTCAGTCAAGAGATATGTCACACAAGAAGGTCTAACCATCTACACctaaaatattctgttctgCAGCTGAGTTCATAAACCAGTGTTGGGGAAGGAAAGCACAGCCTTGAGAAATAGGGCTGCACACACAGACAGCAAGGATCTGCGCAGGAATGAGCCAAGCGCGCTGCCTCCAGAGCAGCCATTAAGTTATCGCAACCAAGAAAGTTTTTTTTGTACTGAACTGGAAAATGAATTTTACCAAAGAAGgtcacagaaattaaatttatttggaaaacaagcAGAACATAGAACTTACTCTGCCTTCCGCATTGATTGTCACTTCAGATATCTTGAACGTGACCTTTGGATTTGCTGTacctataaaaaaaaagatgttagTAGTCAGGCATCAACTGTTTGCTTCCAAGAGGGCAGACTTGAACGGTGGATTATTGTGGTGTTATTCCTACAGAACTGGAAAAGGCAAACAGCAGAATGCCCTTTGATCAAATAGCCTACTTGCATGTGTGTGAGACAGCTCAGAACCAGGCAGGGAATAAAGAAACTGCAAACACGAGGCAGCCTCGGTGGATGTAATCCTGCAAACAGAACGAATCAAGAACCATGCTACTGTCACAAGTAGTCTTCTCTCCCACGGTCAAAGGATGCACGTAATAGTTGGAAGTAAATGCTCAGGAGTGATCACGATAGCAAAGCAAGCTTTGGTTTACTATTTGGCTGTTTTCCTTGAGGTCATGTGTAAAAAGTGATCCAGTGCGAAAAAGCATCTGTGAAAATTAGAGCAACTCACACTTAAAAACCTATTGCCATGACTAGTGAAATGAAGATTTCAGGAGTGAGGAAACAGTGAACCACTGTTATCTGTGAGCATCATGCTCTACTGAAACAGCAGGGAAATCTCAGAAGAATAAGGATTAGACTGTTTCAatttaaaagacgtatagatgaggctctgagggacatggtttagtgctagatttaggttatggttggacttgatgatcttaagggtctcttccaaccaaaatgattctgtgattaataaGTTTCAAGCCTGCCCTCACCCTTTTACTGCCGAAGCCTCCAGATCATTTACTGTTTAAGAACAGAGGGTTTTCCTGGTAGGCTGTCAGCATGTTGAGTTTGTTGTTCAAAGTCCAAGAGCAATCACGGAGACCAGAGTCCTTCAGAACTTGAACTACCAGCAGCTAAACAGAAACCCtcccaaaaaaatcaaaaggccATAATTCTGCAGCTATTCCCCTGGAGACACGGGGCTGCCATGAGAATCAACTCCTCAACAACCCAGATCCATCAGGATCTGAGACAGCAGCTCCAAAATAGTGACAATCAGATGGGGTTTCTGCCACCCTGAGGCACTCAGACTCGGAGCTCTTAGTAACCACGTGGCTGGAATATCAGCACAGTCACCAGTGACTAATCTACCCACCATAGCAGCAGTTCCCCAACAACATTTCCATCACCCAGACACCCATTCAAAAACTACTCAACACCTCCCCAACAACCCCCTGCTCTAACCTGGGAGTTACCGCTGCCAGGAACGTGGGATTAAATCTGTGTCTCCCAGAAACAGAGATGTAAGGTATCAGGGTCTCACCAGTTTTGGGGTACCGGAAGGAATCTGTTCGTCTTGTCTCCAGCATGGGCGACGTGACATGAATAATTTCCACCTCTGACTcatcattttcttcataaagaATTTGAAGGACTTTACCTCCATTCAGTGCTGTAAATGAATTAACGTGGCCTGGTCAGAGCAGCTCTCATTATCAGTTACTGCAGGCAGCAATATTCTCTCAGGAGCACAAGAAAGATGGAAGGATGAAGAAAACTCCAACAAAGTTTGTGATTCATGTTTCATTAAGCAACACATTCTGAGACTCTTACAACTCCTACCGCTGTTGTGAGAAGTCTCTTCCCCCAGTAACACGTACCCACAAGGTCACTGTAACACACCCACTGCCACAGATAGTTCAGAAGGAGCTATAAGGTTCCTTTTTGGTGTAAATAAAcgtaacaggaaaaaataaccctgccctgggcagcacagcagggagGCCACTACTTGTGTGTGTGAGACAGACTTACCCGGCTGCGCCTTCGGGCTCCACCAGTAGCCGGTGTATCTGTCAAACTCCTCCTGCAGTACAAAAGTAGCCACGCCAGCAGATTTTGGATCCTCCTCAATATTGGCCAGTTctaaaaaaagacacaaaagaaTTAGTTCGTGATGTACCGCAGAACCAAACCAGTTCTGCATTATCCCAAACATGGCCCAAGTTCAGCCCCCAGGAACAATTACACGATAATAAACCTGACTtctcagcagatttttttctgcttccaccCTGCTCTGTTGATTTATTTAGGGAGGATCTAATCCTCTCTGACATGGCAGCTTCTTTTAAGAACAGAGAGCCATCCTCCCTTCTTACTCCTACCCAATTAGTCTCTCAATTTTCTATGTACTAgtccaagaaagaaaatgttctctctACCTGATTTCAGTGAATTGGAACCACAACTtttaagaaaatcaaagaaaaaaaaaaacccaaactctcAAACCTATCTGATCAATTGATACTGAAAATATCAAgattcagaaaaattaaaacatcagtATTTCATTCACTGTGCCAACTAGAAGCAACAGACTTACATAACATCTCAACACGATGACACAGCCTTAGGGCttcaatatttttcctgttaccCTGGAGGTAATTTAGCAGTGCTCCATAAATAATTATCATCTGAGAAGGAGTCACTgctacagtttatttttaatgtacttacacaatattttaatagttaACATTTAAATAAGCTAAAGCATTAttataaaatgacagaaattttaatttaactAAAACTTAAATTATATAGTTTAAACACACAAAGTATGAGTGAAATACAAAATGcaatggattttttaaaagcgCTTTATCCACAATCTCCCATCTTCCTTCCCCCAGGATACATGTCAGAAACAGAGTTGGAGGGGGTAAAAAAGCGAGGACCGAAGTTATTGAGGATGAGGGGTCAGCAGAAGCCACAGTGCTGTTCAGAAACTGTCTGTACTGTTTCTAAAAGGTGCTGCAGCCTGATTTCACTGACAGAAACTTCCCTCCTGCTCTATTCCACCCACAGCTCctccacacacaaaaaagtctGTTCCAGTAAAAAGGAACGTGCTGTATTTCAGGGGAAGAGCCCTTCCATGTGGATTCAACAACTCATTTTGCCAGACTTtacagcagagggaaaagaatCATCCCACAATATCTGCACTACAGGAAACATGTAGAATGTGATAAACAAGGTGGAATAAGCAGTGGCCATTCCTCCAGATTTCAGAAGCAGCCCTGGTGCCGTTGCTGAATTCAGTCTGGCAAGAACAAGTGCAGAGGAGGTGCAGAGATTTTACTTCAGGATACATTACCATTGTGCACAAACGTCAGCCTCCTTTCTTCCCTGGTTTCTATATTAGATATCCAGATGTCATTGCTATGGATAAAAGCAATCCAATTTGGATCAGCTGGACAAAGCTTCGGATCCATCCGGATATTTGGACAACTGGTCTCTACCAGAATGGGTCTTAAAGGCTGTtgctgtttgaaagaaaaataaaaagcacagtaAACAATGATAATGCACGTGCACTTAGAGAAACTAAACTGGATTATCAGAAGGTCTCTAAGACCACAGTAGTGTGGACACTGACTTCAAATACACAGGTTTACAACGGAGGActctacagaaaaatattacGCAGATAATTTATAGGGAAAGTTGTGCTTCTGCCATGGTTGCACAGATCCCTCCAGGGCCCCTTTCACCAGTGCTGAGGATTAGCCACAAATAAGAAGGCAGGTTGCCTAGAGAAGCCTGGCACACTCTTAAAAATAGCACCCTAAAAAGGGGCTGGCAGAACATACAATCTTGTCCTCAGGGTACAGTAAATTCTCCCTGACAACATGGTTAGACAAACATTAGACATTTGTTATaataagaagaaattatttcagctttgaagCCCAGCTACAGCACCAGCAGAGCAAAGGCTGCTTGTTCTGCAACTTGTACAGCCAAATCTTGTAACACACACAGCGCTGACCCCTAAACCACAGCTTGGGAACAAAAGCTGTCTCTGACATGACTTCTGACTACGTGAGAGAGCATGGAGCGTCACAGcctttgtgttgctttttattGGCATTGCAACTTATGAAAAATCAACAACGCCTGGTGTCCTGCCGTGCTGTCAGAGTTTCTACCATTTCTTATAATTCATCTGAGTTTCCTCAGCCATGGAAGTGCATCCCTGTGGAGGACTTCTCCAGATTTCAAGGGTTATCAAGGCTAACTGCCATCCTAATGCAGCAATAACTGACAATCATGCTTTGCTTTCACTCCAAGCCAAAGGTGCTTCTAGCAGTGGTACTGCAGAAAATGGGAGAGATGAATAAACTCACCGTGAAGCCATGAGGGCCTCCGTCTTTTACGTGATAAATTCCACTCCCAGCCTGAAACAGAAAGGTGCCGCTTTCTCGGTGGTAATCGTAAGAGGCAATCCCAACGGTGCCAATTCGCTTCCTCTCCCGGAGCAACTCCTCTTCACGAGAGTACATCCCATAATCCAGGACAGCCTGAATACGGGCAGAGAAGCACAATTAACACCTCTGCAAGTCTTACTACAGTCTCAGAGCGTCTCCACACGCCAGGCTTCCAGGAGCAGATGGCTGTTCAGacaccctcctcctccagaaTCCCGCTGGCGGCTGGAAACCCCTTCCTGTTCGTGCCTCTGCCACCAGATGCAGGTCACGATCGGATCCTACACAACTGTAAATGTGATGGCCACTTCTCCCATAACAAGGTGGGCACTATTTCAAATATATACTTGTAAAAGAAAGGTCACACTGAAGGTCTGTTATTTCTAGAATGAGCAGGAGAGTCTTTGCTAACTTTTGCAAAGATACACAGTGACTGGGCTGCTGGGAGGAGAGCACAGCATAGATATTCTGTCTGGCTGACAGCCCCAGGAAATAACATAGGAAAAACCACACCTAATTGCACATGGGGTTTGTCCCACCTCCTCCAACCTGCCGTGGCATGGGACTGGCATGCGAAAGGGTGAAAAGGGGACACAGAGTGAGTGGGAGGGGGACGCTCAGCTCCAGCATGAGTCACAGAGCCACTGACTGATCCTCAGGGAGATTCATCAATTCCCCCTGCAAGACAGCGATTATTGGAGACTACAGGCTCCTTCAGCAACCCCCAGGGTCTCACAACAGAGAATTAGATGCAAATTAGCACTTGCAATCTCTGCCGGCAAAGCAGGAATCATCCAGCTCACACAGTTTTTATGACGCACAAAGGCTGTAGCTCCAAACACCGATGAGAAAGCTGTGCTTGTTTTTGAGATGCCTGCAGAGTCAGCCAAGTACAAGAagaatcttaaaatatttaagacaaTAAACTCCAAATTTTAATGATGGCTTATAGGTGCAACCCCAAAGCCTGTGTACTTGCTACACTGCAAagaagcaagaaggaaaacaggacCCACCGGAAAAAGATCCAATAGAGGCTTCCAGGAAAGCAACAGGACAGCAGCTTTGTTTATGGTTTTGGGAATTTCAGAGTAGAAGAGTGTGTTCTCTCTGTTCTCCCCAGACATTGCTGTTGtgaaagtgagaagaaaaaaaataacacatattAGCTTTCTGTTAATAATCCAAACACTCTCAAAGCATACCGAGGAACAGTTTCACAAGCCCTCCCTACCATAGAAAGTACTGATGGTGTCTGCACTGCAGCCTCACTCTGGGAATTCCCAGCCTCACAGAAATGCAAGTCATGGAGAAGACAGAACGAATAAGCACACCCAGGCTTACCCTTGTATTTTATAGGCTTTTAAAATCAAGGAAAGCCTTTCTGTTAATTCTCCTGGCTCGAACGCAGCACGATGCAGCTTGTGTTTcaatgaaaatacatatttaggAAGGTCTGAAtgtccctttcctgctcctgtCCCTTGGTGCTATTCGGGTTTCTGAAAGCTCCTGCCAAGGCACAGGGGGTCAGCCCAGAGGGAGCCAGATGTGCCCCAGGGGAGGCCAAGTCTGACCTACAGCTCAGGAAGCCACACACAGGAAACCAGAGCTCGTCTCAGCTGGGCTCAGCCTTAATCCACCCTCAACCGGCTTGAACCCAGTATCGTTCAAGGACTATGGTCCCCATCCTctgaaaagggggaaaaaagagccGGATTGGCAACTTTCTGACTATGTCACTGCGCAGCACATGCAAAGACTCTGTGAATCACAAACCAGAGCTTAAGCACTAGCCTGAGCTGCAAGCAATGTGGCTAGAACATGGTTCCAGCTCTTAGGCCTTTGCTTCTTCCCCAACCCAGTTTTTCATGAACTTATGTTCAGCTAGTGCAGCTTTTGACAAAAGCATTCCTCTACCACAAGGCCTGCTCAAAAAGCCACCCAAAAGGTTGCTCACAGTGGCAATTACAGTGCCAAGTCACTTCAAGCACAGCTGCAACTCAGAAATGCAGATATATCAAATGAACAATAATTAGTAAAACAATGCAGAAGTGAGGGAGAGGCCAAGAACAATAAACGACATTAAGTTCTTAATTATCAAGACAAAAACCATGGAGGAAAAACATTTAGTCTTTAAGCTGCCCCTGCTCTACACTGCTATTTGTTCTCTCCAGAATCCCTGGAAAACCTACTCCATCACTAGCTGAGGCACAAAAGActttcaaaatttcatttctaatctctgttttggaagaaaacttcaaaggagaaaaaggttCCACCCACTAGTCGTAACTAAGAAAGCGGAGAAAAAACTGACACAGCTTTTGGAGAGGGGACACAGTATTTGGAGTGAGACAACACGGAGCAAACAAACTTAACCTGTCCTCCCAGCCAGGGAACATGCCCCAGAGGACACTTCACAGCTCTTTTCCTTGACCTAAGGGGTCACCTCCAACCACACCACTTCTGTGGGAGTTTACATCACAAATTTTAATGAGACATTACAATCACGATCATGACATTTGTCCAGCCAATTTGGCCTGAAATCCATTCTGATTTAACTGTGGGAAACATCCAGCTCTCAAGAACAGTCAAACCCAAACAGCTTCTGCAGTTTAGTCAAGGCTGTCACAGGAAGCTTACCCAGATAGTAGATCCTGTCAGAATGAGGTCCTTCAGGATCGTTTTTCTTCACGAAAGTGAAGTCGTGAGGGGCTTTTGCCATCATGTACCCATGATACTTCCGTGTGTCTGTGAGCAGTTTCCGAAGTTGGCTCCAGGAGTGTCTCTCCACATAGAAAGGTTCCAGTTTCGGCTGCTCCTCTCTCTGGACCGGCTCCTCACGGCCCGCGGTTTCAAAGATTTCAAGGCCCGGCTGTTCAGTTTCCATGGCTGCTGCCATGTTGCATGTTTCTGGAAGAACAGAATAGTAGAGGTTCAGCATCGtcctccagcagcccagcaAACATTCAGACTcccaaaacacaccacagcAAAACCATTAGCTCATGGGGGGATAAAACAGTGGAATGAAAAGGACAAGGAAGGAGATTTCTGCTCTGGAAAACAGGCTGCGATCACTCGGCCTTTCAGAATGGAGTATGAACTTCACAGAACCACACGGATTTATTGTTGTTTGCCTCTGCCACGTCTTCACATACCAACTACTCATTTCAGTTCATGAAGTAGATAAGTTCTTCCCCGTTAAGCTCCCACCTGCTTCTTCTTCCCTGTGAACTGCACGAATATCACCTCACTACACTGATAACAGAACAGGGGATGATTAAGACTGTAGCAAGACCTAGAACAACAAACCGCTCAGAAGAAACAACACTGGCAGTTGGTCTGGAACCACCTGGCCATACACAATGGGCCAACACAACCTTGTGTGTCCTTATTCCCATTATTTTCCTAGAATTTCTTGGGTTTGTTTGCATCTCCTTTCAAACAAAGCTCAGAAGGCTGTTTAAAAGTTTGGTTCCACCTTTGGCAAGATAAACACAGCAAAGACCTGTCTTTCTTTTGTCGGAGCTATTTACAACACAAAAGTACAGCAGCACGAGTTAAACAGCCCTGTAGAACTGGAAAGCGAGTCCAAATGCACACCCAGAACACCACTCTGCTCAGACACTGCAATGAGGCCTCAATCCTGAATCAGAAAACTCTCATCTAATTTGCAGAATTCCAAcgaagaaaaaaatctcctttcccACCTACACCCAGATGCTGGTAGGTCTTAACCCGACCTACTTCTCACTCTCCCTCACCTCGTATCCGCAGGGTGCGCCTGGGGCAGGTCAGGCCGGAGCGGGGTGCGCAACCACGGGCCTGCCCTTGCCACCGAGGCCGGAGGAAGCGGGTAGAGCCCGGGAGGggccccccgccgccgggggCGGAAAGCCAGGCAGCTCCGGGCaagccccctcctcctcccaccccacgGGGTACCAGCAGCTCCCCCCGCTCCCGGGAAGGCACctcccccgggacccccggcccCACGGGGCTCCTCACCCACCCGGTACTCACGGCGCTCCGCGGCGGCGACGCtgccgggccgccccgccgaGCCGCTTCCGCTTCCGCCAGGAGGGGCCGCTGGGCGGGGCGGCGCCCTCTGCCggtggggaggaagcggcgCCAGCCGCACCGAGACCTGCGGGCTACGGCCGAGGGCGCCGCCTGCCGGCCGGGAGGACCGCGCTGCGGGGAGCCCGAGGGGAGGGACGTGCGACACTCTCCGCGTGCAGCGGGACACGCACGTGTCTCCGCCCGGGACACACATTTACCCCGTGCACGGGGACCCGGGAAGCCCCAGGTCACACAtggatcacagaatggtttgggttggaagggccctccccagctcccccagtgcaccccctgccatgagcagggacatctgcaccagctcaggttgctcagagccccgtccagcctggcctggggtgtctccagggatgggggatCCACCACCTCTCTCGGCTTGAGTGATGACAAGAATATGCTTGAGGGATTGGGTGTCCTACACAGTCAAAAGCTGCCAAGAGGGCTGAAAGCCAACGGTGCCTGAAAGAAGTCACAGTTCAGTTAAAACACCTGACATGTTCTCTCACGGAGGTCACTGCCATCACAGCCAGTGCCCCTCAGCCCTGCGATGTGCCGCGATGATACCATAAAATCAGCAATGTAATGGACTCTTAAAACCACGTTTTAAGGTTTTAAAAGTAGCGTTTCCTATTTAGCACTGGGGCCGGACCGGAGGTGTCACTCCATAG is a window encoding:
- the DPP8 gene encoding dipeptidyl peptidase 8 isoform X2; the encoded protein is MAAAMETEQPGLEIFETAGREEPVQREEQPKLEPFYVERHSWSQLRKLLTDTRKYHGYMMAKAPHDFTFVKKNDPEGPHSDRIYYLAMSGENRENTLFYSEIPKTINKAAVLLLSWKPLLDLFPAVLDYGMYSREEELLRERKRIGTVGIASYDYHRESGTFLFQAGSGIYHVKDGGPHGFTQQPLRPILVETSCPNIRMDPKLCPADPNWIAFIHSNDIWISNIETREERRLTFVHNELANIEEDPKSAGVATFVLQEEFDRYTGYWWSPKAQPALNGGKVLQILYEENDESEVEIIHVTSPMLETRRTDSFRYPKTGTANPKVTFKISEVTINAEGRIADVVDKELVQPFEILFEGVEYIARAGWTPEGKYIWSILLDRSQTRLQIVLIPPALFIPTEDDAMERQKLVDAVPDSVTPFIIYEETTDIWINIHDIFYVFPQTHEDEIEFIFASECKTGFRHLYKVISVLKESKYKRSCGGLPAPSDFKCPIKEETAITSGEWEVLGRHGSNIYVDEAKKLVYFQGTKDSPLEHHLYVVSYENPGEIKRLTERGYSHACCVSQDCDMFISKYSNQKNPHCVSLYRLIGPEDDAAHRTKEFWATILDSAGPLPDYIPPEVFSFESSTGFTLYGMMYKPHNLQPGKKYPTVLFIYGGPQVQLVNNRFKGIKYFRLNTLASLGYVVVVIDNRGSCHRGLKFEGAFKYKMGQIEIDDQVEGLQYLASQYDFIDLDRVGIHGWSYGGYLSLVALMQRLPLPEHPSRCGFSTTLVTQSATWATQITMSRGII